Genomic DNA from Triticum dicoccoides isolate Atlit2015 ecotype Zavitan chromosome 4B, WEW_v2.0, whole genome shotgun sequence:
ATCTCTTTCCGCCGCAGTTGATCGATGGATCCCAACGCCGACGTGCTACGTGGTCTTCGCATCACCTCCCTTGACGACGAAGACGATGATGAAACAGAACTGCCCAACCAACCTCTGCCCACTACCACCGCGACCCTGGCTGCGGCCGCCTCGGGCTAtgacgacgaggacgaggacgaagatGAAGAAGCGGAAGTCATGCTTGGTTTCCTGGAGAAGCCGAAGCATCCAggcctcctcctccgccacctCTTTCCTAGCAAGGCCGGAGGCATCCCGGTACGTGCAATAACGcccatcatattaagcgacacacTTTGATTTTTGATACGATTGGAACATGTATTAATGTGAGATGTTTATGTATTTTGTCCAGGCGTGGTTGGATCCCGTGAACTTGCCCTCGGGGAACTCCAGCTGTTGTGGCTTCTGCGGCGAGCCCCTGCACTTTGTCCTCCAGGTGCTTACTTTGTGCCTAGAAGCAATTGTACCTGTTGTTTTCTTTCCGGAACTTGTACTAGTTAATTGGATGAAAACTTCATCTTACATTGGGTTTGGATCCTGTAGATTTATGCTCCGATTGAGAACAATGCAGCAGCATTCCACCGCACTCTGTTCATGTTCATGTGCCCATCGATGGCATGCTTGCACCGAGACCAGCACGAACAGTGGACACGCAACCAAGGCAATCCTCGTAGAAGGTGAAGCAAGTCCCGTGGCGGCTGTGTTGGCTTTTAAACTTTCGAGTAGAGACTGAAAACATTTTGCTGATCCTGACTGCCTCGTTGGATTGCAGCGTGAGGGTTTTCCGGTGCCAACTGCCTCGTGCCAACGCGTACTACTCAAGTGAACCTCCAAGTCACAATAACTCTGACAAGCCACTATGTGCCGGAGGTAGTTTTCCTTTTTGTTCAGTTGCATGGCATCTTAGACTTACTGTGCCTAATAAGTTTTGTATGCTATTAGTGCTACATTTCCTGCATTATGTAGTAATTAGCGTTATTCTAGAGGAAAATGTGCTTATGTCCAGCAGATCTCTTTCACTCTATCTAGCTATTGCATAAATACTTTCTTCATTTAGCACTTATGAATTCCTATGTCTTCAATATGCTAAAATCTTGTAGTTATCATCTTCATTTGTTTATGCTGGTTGCTCCATATATCGGCACCTTGCTTCTAATGTCTTCCTTAGGAAACATATAATCTTTTGCTTTCTGTTTTTTTCCTAGAAAAGCATCGCACTGTCAATGTGCTGACTGCTGAGACTAAGTTTGGTGGGGTTTGTTAGATGCTGATTAATTTAGTATATTGACGCGCTTACATTCATAGGCAAGTAGGCAACAATGGCTGTCTTCTGTCCGTCAAACTGGTTATGTTAATAGATGGCCATATTCCAAGTAATTTATATTGATTTCCTTCGTTTACTTGACTGTGAGTTGCCAGCTGCTCTCTGTCATTGGTGTGGTACATGGAAAGGGGATAAAATATGTGGTAGCTGCAAGAAATCACGTTACTGTTCTGAGAAACATCAGGTATTCACAAATCATTTAATCCTAGAGATCTTTTGGCATCTCATGTTTGTGTTAAATCTACCCCTTTGTCATGTCCAAATATACAGCCTTTGTTTTGATCCTTGCCAATTTTTGGACACACTCATGATCCTTTGTCCACCTCCAATACAATAAAGTATTGACTGGCTTGGACACCAACCAAACAGACCCTACATCATATCCCTTTGGCAACCAGGTCCTACTTTGGATTAACAATCTTTGTGACTCTTTCTCAGGCACTGCACTGGCGGTCTGGTCATAAAAATGATTGCCTACAGATAATCAATTCTTCTGAAGCTTCAAGTTCTGTGCTGCCAGCTGTAGGGAAAGGTAACCATGTTTGAAGGCTAATAATGCTATTAAGGTCGTAATTATTGAATTTGTATTTATCCTCTTACAATTCCTCTCTATTTGCAGTTCCAGCTAGGACTTCTTGGCTGGAATATCAGATAGCCATTGACGATGAAGTTGATTTGGATTCTGATGGTTGTGATGAAAACAGCTCAAAGTCCTTGGTGATGCAAAAGCATGGTAAACCAGATGATACAATGCAGTCATGGATGGATCAATTTGAGGTTTTTAgccgtgcattctctcttttatgcTTGCCAATATAGCAACCACTGTTTATTCACTGCTATGTTATGTAGGCTGATGCTGACAACCGATGCTGGGCATATTTTCAAGAGCGTATCTCAAGAGCACCAGAGCAAGTATTGAGGTATGCATAACTTGCATGAATCCTCTCCTTGTTTGGTGATGTTTTCAATTTACTTTTCCCTGTTCAGGAAAATAGTAGTTCGATATTGTTTCAATCGTTTTGTAATTCAGTTTATTCAGTTGGCTTGCATATTTATTCTCAACAATATATGTTATATGCATATTACTAATAAAAGTCTAAATTACGCAGATACTGTCGAGATCCAAATGTAAAACCTCTGTGGGCTTTATCAGCTGGGCGTCCATCAAATGCTGACATCCCTTCATGTAGCTACTGTAAAGGTCCACTATGCTATGAATTTCAGGTTGGTCAATTTGTCTAGGGCCAAAATATTTGTATTTCTGATATAGCAACACATAATAGGTTTATAGTCAATATTTTGTTGCCACAAAAATAATAGACTGAAAACCTTACATTTTTCATGCCCAATATTTTGTTAATGCCCATCTGCTCTCTAAAATGTCTGCCGGGCAAATGCTCTGTTTATGAGCCATCACTACCGTCAGTTTTttaaataataataacaataacatGACATGATTCAGAAGTTATCGATCACTAGCACTAGGGACTGTGTAATCAGTTATGCTACTAGGCCAGGCTGCGGTGTCCGAGTAGGAAACTAAAAGAATGTTGTTAATGAATTACTTCTGTGAACTTATGGTATCATGTTTTTCCTTTCAACCCCCATGAGAGCAATGTCCAAATAATTGTACCTATGGAACTTCATATGTGTGAAGTTTCTGCTTAGTCAGTGATGCCTCCAACATGCTTATCAGTACTCGTTGCATTTCCCTCCATCGTGCCTGCTTATACACATCATGTGCTTACATATCCTTACACTGTGTTTACTGTATCTCCAGATAATGCCACAATTGCTTTATTACTTTGGTGTGAGAAATGAACCAGACTCTCTTGATTGGGCAACAATTGTTGTGTACACATGTCAAGGATCATGTGATCAAAATATTAGCTACAAGGAAGAGTTTGCATGGGCTCAGTTATATCCTACGTCAATCTCAAGGCCGTAGTAATGTTTACCTGTTCCACAGAGTAGCGTCTGCTGCAGCAGGTTTGTAACTCCCCCGATTTAACTTTGTTGTTATTAGTCTACAAAAGCTCATGCATATGGTCAATGCATGTGATCCACTAAAAAGCAACGGCTGACGTTGGCATGCTTCATGTGTTTTATCAGTATACACTATTATCCACTGTCAAATGTGTATTATGATACAAGTAATTTCAGTAAATGCACTAGTTCTGAGAGAATTTTTTAATAGaatgttccaagagctgagaaCTTTCCTATGCCCATTGATGCATCTATTGCTTGAACAAGTGCAGTGCCAATAGTTATTGTAAAAGTTAGATAGGTATAAGCCTAATTGATGTTGCGTGTTTGGATTCTGAAGCTATGCTGATTGCTAATCACCATTTTGTTTGCTGTATGCACCTGCATCTGCAATGTCTGGGCATGTTCCTTTGGAAAACAAGTTAGTCAAAAATCAATGTAGTTTGAATCTATTCTCTTGATCTTGTTGTTAGCTTTGTTGTTTTATCTGCCTGGCCTTTTAGCGGGAGGAGTCCTAGTAACCTATATTTTGCTCTGTAAGctgtgttaatcaaagatggtcctAGTAACCCATATTTTGCTCTGTTGTTTCACCAGGGGAGTTGGAACTTGAAAGTGATGGTCTACCTTGCATTTCAACCTGAAGACAGGCGTTCCAAGCCAGATAGATCTTTTTTTTTTAGATGTCAACTTCAATGCAGGGCCATGGTCCCAATTAGCTCGCTACATTGGGCTTGGTCTACTATTTAGCCACTGGGGCCATGTAGAGCATTTGATGTGAAATAGTTGTGATCACCAGCATTGCCGGTTCAGTGTGCATCTTTATTTCGTTATATATAGGATTCTTCGTCTCTTTATGTGGACACCTTGGACGGTTTGGGGGATTACTCGTTAGGATTCTGGTCTATCTCGTTGGTCTGTTATTTGAGGCTTCTTGCATTTTCGCTTTCGGCATTGACCACACCGCATGTAAAGTAGAGAGTCTCCACATTGCCCCTTTTCTAGGAGTTGAAATTTTGATGGCTACCCTACGTTTTATCTGTTCCATGCATATAGGATATTCCATGAACATCGTGTGTTAGTAGTTGTCCTGGTGTTGAAGCGATTTTTGCAAAGACAAATTTGTGCGTTTGGCATGGTCCCATGTGCCACTTCCTCTCCATGGTTTGGGTTCATGGCTGCACGTTTTTTTGAGCCAGATACGCGCAGACCGGTTGAGGCGTTGCTTGCACGACCCAGTTGCTGGCTGTCCCCATGCCTTTCGTTGCAGAAGAAAAGATGATCAGGAAAAGGGGAAAGCATGGCGCCGAGACCGCTGCCGCGGCGTGCCCGTGTGAGCATGCTGCCGATTGTGACCATGCTGCCGATTCCCGTGTAACATTTGGCGAGCAGGGGGGCACGGCAAGTATCCATCCATCAGCATTATTTTTCTTTCCTTGGCTCCGCTCGCCATCACTCCATGTGCCGCGGCAATGGCATGGCCCTGCCTGGCAAGTGGCCGGCCAgagcaaacaaaacaaaacaaatcaaCTTTTTCTGCCTACATACGTGCGATTTTCTGGGCGGCACTGGGCCGCTTCCGTTGACGGCGACCGCCACCGGCCGCTTACGCTTACAATAATAATGGGATCGATGGATCCCTGCAGTGCTCGCCGGCAATCAAGGGTCCATGCCCACCACACTCTTCTTCTTAACTGGAGGAGGAATCGCCCGCCCCAGAGATCCACCGTAATGAACTCTCTCtctaagagcattactagtagtgccctcaaaccctcaaacccttaaAAATAACCGTTTTTTTACAGTTTTCGCCAGAAAAACGCCGTAGACTAGAACCTCTAAACCCTCAAACCCGTAAAAAAATTtagaggtccaaccctcaaaccaATTTGCAATCTGTAGAAGTAGGGGTTGAGGGGGAAATCTCCCCCCAACACGCACTCCTCTTCGTCGCTGCCTCCTCGTTCGCGCGGGAGGCAACCGCTCCCTTCCCGCCCGCGTCCCGGCGCCCTCCTCCTCGTCGCCNNNNNNNNNNNNNNNNNNNNNNNNNNNNNNNNNNNNNNNNNNNNNNNNNNNNNNNNNNNNNNNNNNNNNNNNNNNNNNNNNNNNNNNNNNNNNNNNNNNNNNNNNNNNNNNNNNNNNNNNNNNNNNNNNNNNNNNNNNNNNNNNNNNNNNNNNNNNNNNNNNNNNNNNNNNNNNNNNNNNNNNNNNNNNNNNNNNNNNNNNNNNNNNNNNNNNNNNNNNNNNNNNNNNNNNNNNNNNNNNNNNNNNNNNNNNNNNNNNNNNNNNNNNNNNNNNNNNNNNNNNNNNNNNNNNNNNNNNNNNNNNNNNNNNNNNNNNNNNNNNNNNNNNNNNNNNNNNNNNNNNNNNNNGAAGCCGCGGAAGAAGCCTGCGGCGCGGAAGAAGCCGGCGGCGGCCGCCGTCGCCCAACCTCCTCCCGCCGCGCACGAGGTGTTCGAGGAAATGGCAAACCCATCCTCGTTCATGGACCTCCTTCAAAACGCGGAGGTGGACCTCGGAGCTCCGCCTCTAGAGCCCTTTAGGGTTGGTGACGacttggaggagaaggaggaagatgaggaggaggtgggggatgacgaggaggaggtggccgagataggggaggaggcattcaccgccgcttcccgcccacaCGCGCGGTCGACAAACTACACCGAGGCGGAAGATGTCCTCTTGGTTCGTGCTTGGGCAGCTGTGGGAATGGATGCAACCACCGGCACCGATCAAACCGGTAAAcggtattggcaaaggatcgaggaCGTCTATTGTAAGATCAAGCCGAAGAATAGTGGGTTCATCCATCGCTCTTTCCGgtcgcttcaaggccggtgggaATTGATCAAGCCCGCTTGTTCTCGTTggagtgcggccatggaccaagtgATAGATGCACCACCTAGTGGAACCGTGGAGAGTGACTATGTGAGTACATATTTCTTCACTATTTTGATTATGTGTGTGCACTATGCTATTGGTGGGTTCTTATGTGATTTATGTGTGGTTGATAGGAGACAATTGTCGGCATGAGGTACAAGGAGATGGCCGCTTCCAAGGGCAAGGCGTTCCCATTTAAGCATGTTTGGTCAATTCTTCAAACCTTTGACAAGTGAAAGTTGAGGGATCAAGAGACCGCACCCAAGAAGTCGGCAATGCTAAGGATGGATgatagtgaagatgaggaggagaggaacGTGGGCAAGCCCGAGGGAAACAAAAAGGGCAAGCTAAGGGTGAAGATGGAAGAAGAGGCGTCAAGCCTAAGGGAGAAGATGGACCACATGATGAAGGCAAGAGAGGAATTGACAACGAAGACATTGGAGACGAAGCTTCTTATCACCGAGAAGAAGAAAGAGGTCAAGCTTGCACAAGTTGAAGCAAAGCGTGAAGAAGCAAAGCGCAAGgccgagttggaggagaggatgatcaagctcaaagaggcaaaggtatggaaagaactcatggtggaggagaaagagcacatgatgatgtccaagaaggacatggatcaagaccaattgcaatggtggaaggactacaaggaggacatcgcggagaggaagaggatgtttcGTGTTGCGTCCTCTACTTTTCGAGGTGACACTCCGATGAGTAGTTGTGGTGATGGCGGTGTGTACGACTCCATCGGTGGCgatggagatgcttgatggagcCCGCTTGTGGTCTAGGAGATGGCGCCGATGTGCAATTTTGGTGATGGTGCcgatgagaggaggaagatgatgattttgtgatgtaaactattaaaccatgcatcaatgattgtcatttggcagtttgtttggaagttgattgtgttcttgttgtcATAAATTATGAGATGCCAAATGATAGAtttaaaggttggggttgaggcaaagactagaaccctcaaatccaacccttaaagcagtttacgggttgggtttgagggttctagtatttgccactgtttttcaacccttaaaagtgtcaaaaagtGGCACAACTCAACCCTTAAAAGTGCTTTTTagatttgagggtttgagggttctactagtaatgctctaagaAGATCGGATCTGCTGGTCTGCGTCACCAGGTACAGACGGACGGTACAGTACCAGTGCACAACTTACCCCGCAAGAAAAAAAATGTATCATTGCAAAACTAGTGTCGGTTTTGGTTACTGCTGTGTACCAGAACTGCCTCGTTTAAAACGTATACTGCGTGAAGACTAGTTTGTTCTGTGTGCACACTTGGGCAGTCCATGGTGATGTCACGTGGCTGAAAAAAATACTCCTGCACCGTTCCAAAACTATAATCTTCTGGACTCACAGGCTTGCTTTTCGCTTACGTAGGCAGACCATAATTTACTCGTTTGATCAGGGTCTCTTAATTGCCCTCGCCATCTCACAGCCAGCAAACCAAACCAAATGAACAGTGAATGCCCCTCGACCGACACAGGTGACAGGCCCAGCTCCCAAGCTAGGCACACGCAGCACGTTCACCTACCGTACAACTGACGGGTGGGCCCGCAACGATATGTGGGCCCGCATGTCAGGGGTGAGGAACGACGCGATGTGTTGAGCTTGAGGTGGACGAGAGGGACGCGGGTttagactagccatagtgggagtagctttggtagtaacatcgagtccaactcagcaaatttgcttatgtggcagtgagttaatgaggagagatatagtactagtaacttagctagttactgtaacatcacatgtcccaatgcaatatgagtctataaactaataaatgaagctttgcatattaccacacttatgttactacccactattgaggtactaacatagtctagggagatgtgtatgttactagtgtatgttactctccattgtggctagtcttaaacGTTGGAAAAAACCACCGCGCCATGTGCAGGCTCAGGTCAATTCAATCGCCTCCTCAGCTGCGACGTTGCTGACTACAACTGGCCGCCACTGGGACTAGGAGTGATGGCTGGCGCTCCCCTCGTTTGGACATCACGGGCTATCGGATCTGCTATACTCCCCGCGGGCGGGTCTCCATCACGAGCTCACCACGCGGTTTTACATACGGCACTGCCCGTGGGTTTTTATTTTTGCGGGTATAAATTTGTATTACTCACGATAGGAGGTTACAATCAGCACAAACCAAGTCTAGGGAGCCTGAGGGAGGTCAAGTTCTACCTTCTACCCTGGCAAACCTAGCCAGACTATCGCTAACCTTATTTTGAGTGCGATTCACAAAAGTAATACAAGTTCTATGAAGGCTCATCAAATGCCTAATTTCTTTCATGATAGCATAGTAAATCGATCTATCCAAACCACCATAGAGTCCATCTCCACTATAATAGGCGGTTCACTCCTTTGAATTCAGAAAGAGAGTCCCTCCATGCACGCGCAAAGCTCCGCTTCCAAAGCATCGCGACAAGAGAAAAGAACTCCGCAGGCAGAGAAAATGATTGCACCTTTGTCATTCCGCAAGACCATTCCCGCTCCAGCTGCTCCATCATCAAAGGACCCATCTGAATTCAATTTTACCCAACCATCCGAAGGCGCACTCCACCTAGCAACAAGGTCAGGTGGTTTGGATCTCTCTGCTTGCATATATGTGACaattgaattttttttcctttAATAGGATCATTGCATAAATCAGATTTGAGCCCCGATGAGAGAGTCCAGGTAACTAACTATGAATCTTTTCAGTGCTTCCGTCGGAGGAGGTATTTTATGATGAACAACTTCATTACGGACGTGCCAACAGCGCCATAAGGTCATAAGCAACATGGATCGTTCAATGTTTGGGAGGGGTTAAAGTGCATGCAATAACCACTCTTTGCTCGTATTAACAACACCATTTATTTTCGGCAGAGCCCATACTTCCGCCATTGAGAACCATAGCTCTTGAGCAAGAGGGCACCGTAGAAAAGGATGAAAATCATCTTCCACTTCAATCGCACATAGCGGGCACCTGCCATCAATTTCCAGACtcggtttgtgtttattttgccaaGTAGGTAGGGAATCGACAGCCACTCTCCATGCAAAGTTACAGACTGTCGGATGTATATCACATTCCCATATTAGCTTCCACCCCCTTCGTCGGCCATCAGGAGCCGAACTCGAACCTGTTTGCAGTGTTCCGATGAGCTTGCTCAAAAGCAAAATCGTAGGCGCTTTTAACTAAAAAGCGGCAATACTTGCCCGCCCCCCAAGCAATGACATCTTCCTCCTGCCTAGGAGATGCTCTAAttttaattatttctattacatCCGCAGGCAAGAAGTAATTCTGTAGCACATCCAAATTCCAGGAGCCATTGTTGTTCAACAAATCAGACACAAAGCGAATCATGTAAGTCCCCTGGGTAGTGATTGGTTTAAAGGAGTAGGGTCTTGGTATCCAGTTATCTCGCCAAACTCGGATGCTTCTACCATTGCCCACTCTCCACAAAATGCCTTGTTTCAAAAGATCAAGTCCGTGGCTAATGGCCTGCCAAGATGAAGATGCGTTTCCACTAAAAATTGCGTCGATGAGGTTGCCTTCGGGATAGTATCTGGCCTTCAGGATCTGAGCACAAAGGCTATGCGGTCTGGTTATGAGACGACAAAGCACTGTCGGATCGTGAAGgttgcacgcttgcaaccaagtagagaggtcgtgctttcggtcttcggttCGAGGGACTGTTCGTGGGTGGTTCGAGAGATCATTTATCGACGATTCGAgagactccaagtacgatctacatcgACATGTTCTTCTGCGCTGCAACTCGGTGACGGTAACGATCGTGatcccaacccgttatgcatcttcatattaatATTAGGTGTTTGTAGGTGcgaaaacttttattttctaccaTGTTTCCCAACAGTTTGTGCTTCACATGATGGCAGTTCTTATTCCACATTTTTTGTCTCTTCATTTACATAGTAAAAACAACATACAATTTTTTAATTCGCATTTCTTGCCATCATGGTACAGAGCAAGTCGCCGTGAACTTTTTCTTTCGTGCCACTGCATAAAAGAAGGTCTTTTGTGGCCATGACAAAAATTGCTTATAGAGATGATGGCAATTTTTTGTTTGAAACCATTAGGATTTTTTTAGtagtatatttttttcatttttcatctATCACGGGAAATTTATTTTTGGATCATTTTCAGAGTATAGCAAAATCTGGCCTTTATTATTCACAGCCAAAAGTGGGCCTTTTTAGTCATAGTAATTTTTGGGCAAACCGGGCTTTATTTTTTCTTTATTCAAAGAAAAAAAGGCTTGGGGTGGTGTTCACGTTGGGAACCTCTCGTCTCGAATGACATGGTTCGATCGATGTCCTCTGTTGTTGCGAACGAGTCATTCGGTCTGGGGCTCTCCTAGATCGAACGTACGGGAGATATCAGCGTCCAATTTTTTTCTAATGATTGTACTTTTCGTGAAACCATAATAAAAACGCATTTTCAGTTTTTGTTGAGGACGAATACAATATTGGTCCGTTTCCTAGAATTGATTCTGGTAAAGCTCTCAGTTGGCGTATTTTTTATGTTACTTTTCAAAATGTCAATGTTATATAAGTTTTTTTAGGGGAGTCAAAGTTATACAAGTGTGAACATATAACTCATGTCTCTTGAGCTCAGCGTATCATGGTTTACTGAACAAGGAAGAAGTTGTGCTCTTAATGCGCAAGTGATCATATTTTAAAACGGGAATCATAAAATTACACAGACATGTACATACGAGCTTAAAAAAACAGATATACACATATGTTGTACAATAGTTTTGCTAAACAGGGTATTGAACGAActccaaatgacttgaaattttAAATGTAGCCTCTCTAGAGTATAACGAGGCCgcacaaaaataatcaacttaTTTTGAGTGCATTTAATTGTTGTTTAGAAAATAAATTCATTTAATAAATTAATGAGTTTTTGAGCTACGAGTGATAGCTAGGCTTGGGTTAGAATTGTGAAATAATTCAAATAGCTCACAGAT
This window encodes:
- the LOC119296368 gene encoding programmed cell death protein 2-like; translation: MDPNADVLRGLRITSLDDEDDDETELPNQPLPTTTATLAAAASGYDDEDEDEDEEAEVMLGFLEKPKHPGLLLRHLFPSKAGGIPAWLDPVNLPSGNSSCCGFCGEPLHFVLQIYAPIENNAAAFHRTLFMFMCPSMACLHRDQHEQWTRNQGNPRRSVRVFRCQLPRANAYYSSEPPSHNNSDKPLCAGAALCHWCGTWKGDKICGSCKKSRYCSEKHQALHWRSGHKNDCLQIINSSEASSSVLPAVGKVPARTSWLEYQIAIDDEVDLDSDGCDENSSKSLVMQKHGKPDDTMQSWMDQFEADADNRCWAYFQERISRAPEQVLRYCRDPNVKPLWALSAGRPSNADIPSCSYCKGPLCYEFQIMPQLLYYFGVRNEPDSLDWATIVVYTCQGSCDQNISYKEEFAWAQLYPTSISRP